In the genome of Chryseobacterium phocaeense, the window GATTTTTCTTTTCGCTCATTGGAGTGGGGATTATTTATGTCTTTGCATTTTTCTTTCCGGTTCTGATGTGGGTGGCTCATGGTGTTTTATTGGTCTGTTTCCTGGCCGCCATGGTGGATTATCTTTTTCTGTTTAATTCCAAAAATGGAGTTCTGGCCCAAAGAATCCTTCCCGAAAAACTCTCCAATGGAGATGAAAATTTCGTGAAAATTGATATTAAAAATAATTATGGTTTCAGGATTAAAACAAAAATCATTGATGAAATTCCGTTTCAGTTTCAGAAAAGGGACTTCTTGATTACAAAAGATATTGAGTCCGGTAGAAATACTTATTTTCAGTATAGTCTGGAACCTAAAGAAAGGGGAGAGTACAGTTTTGGAAGCCTGAACATATACGCTTCTTCGCCGTTAGGATTTATATCCAGAAGATTCACTTTTCAGAAAGATGCGATGCTGCCGGCATATCCGTCCTTTGTTCATCTGAGAAAATATGAGCTGATGGCGCTGCAGAGTGAATTTATGCTCGGTGGAATCAAAAAGATCAGAAAACTGGGGCACACCATGGAATTTGAGCAGATCAAAGAATATGTTCCCGGTGATGATATCAGAACCATCAACTGGAAAGCAACTTCCAAGACTAACCGTTTAATGGTCAATCAGTTTCAGGATGAGAAGTCACAGCGTATTTTTATTCTGATTGATAAAGGAAGGACGATGAAAATGCCTTTCAATGGCCTCAGTCTCCTGGATTATTCCATTAATGCTGCAATGGCTCTTTCCCACATTATTCTGAAGAAAGGCGACCGGGCAGGAATGATGACCTTCTCCAAAAAAACGGAAAATAAAGTGGCTGCCGAAAATAAATCAGGACAGCTGAAAAAAATTTCAGAGGCTCTGTACAATATTAAAACTGATTTTTTTGAGAGCGATTTTAACCGTCTGTACCAGGATGTAAAATATTCCCTGAATCAAAGAAGCCTTGTCCTGCTTTTTACCAATTTTGAAACACTGGACGGCTTAAACAGACAACTGAAATATCTTCGCGGTATCGCCAAAAACCATTTGCTGGTCGTGGTATTTTTTAAAAATTCAGAATTGCATACGCTGATTCAAAAGAACCCTGAAAACATGCAGGAAATCTATGACGAAATTATTGCTGAAAAATTTGAATTTGAAAAGAAACTGATCATCCAGGAACTAAGAAAATATGGGATTTACACGGTCTATACGCTTCCTGAAAATTTAAATATTGACGTTATTAATAAATACCTTGAGATAAAAGCAAGGGGAATTTTATAACTTTGAATAAGCAATAAGCAATAAGCAATAAGCAATAAGCAATGAAAATAACACTTAACAGAATAAACGAAGATTTTTTATTTGAATGCACCAATTCCCAGGGAAATTCCATTCTTCTGGATAATACCTCACAGCCGGGAGCCAAAGGTGTTTCCCCAATGGAAAGTGTATTGATGGCCGTTGCAGGATGCAGCGGGATTGATGTAGTATCTATTCTTAAGAAACAACGTCAGGAAATTACGGGTTTCCAGGCTGAAGTAGAAGGCGAAAGAGTTCCCGTGGATGATGCAAAACCATTCAAATCTATAAAGGTGAAATTTCTTCTGGAAGGAAATATTGATCCCAAAAAAGCATTAAAAGCAGCAGAGCTGTCTTTTGAAAAATACTGTTCAGTATCAAAAACTTTGGAACCGAATGTAGAAATCGGGTATGAAGTTTTGGTGAATGGAGAAAAAGTGTAATTTCTTCTAATGAATAATAAACAAAAATTTCGGGCGGCCCCAAGGGCCGCCCGAAACTTATACTGTCAATCTCGGCTTCATAAGCTTAGCCACTGTCGCGGTCCATCCTGTCTGATGGGAAGCTCCCACACCACGGCCATTGTCTCCATGGAAATATTCAAAGAAAGTAATATAATCCTTAAAATGTTCATCATAATTAAACTTGGGATTTCCACCGTTGAAGGGCCTTTGTCCATGTTCGTCCTTTAAAAATAAAGAGCAGAGTCTTCTGCTGATATTCTGGGCCACTTCATCCAGGTTTTTCTTTTCGCCGCTGCCTGTCGGGAATTCCACTTTCAGGCTGTTGCCATAATAAAAATGGAAACGCTGCAGGCTTTCAACAATCAGGAAATTGATCGGGAACCAGATCGGACCACGCCAGTTGCTGTTTCCTCCGAACATGCGGCTGTCACTCTCTGCAGGCGTATAATACACCACATTTTCCGTACCGTGAACGGAAAAAACAAACGGATTTTCCTCATAGATCTTGGACATGGCGCGGATACCGTAAGAACTTAAAAATTCATCCTCATCCAGCATTCTTTTCAGGACTTTAGTCAGTCTGTTTTTACGTAAAATGCTCATCAGGTGTTTTCTGCCTTGCCCTTCCTCATCCCAGTGGGAGACCAATTTGGTGAGCTCAGGTTTATTCTTTAATACCCATTCCATTCTTGCCTGGAAATTCGGCATTTTGTCTAATAATTTATGATCCACAATTTCTACCGCAAACATTGGGATCAGGCCGACAATGCTTCTTAGTTTTAAAGAAACGCTGTCACCGTTACCCAGCTGAAGTACATCATAGAAAAAGCCGTCCTCCTCATTCCACAGACCGTCTTTACCGTCTCCTAAGTTTTCCATGGCTTCCGCGATGTACAGATAGTGCTCAAAAAATTTGATCGCCATATCTTCGTACACCTGATAATACTGGGCAAGCTCCATTGCGATCCGCATCATATTAAGTGCATACATCGCCATCCAGCTTGTTCCGTCTGCCTGTTCAAGGTGTTGTCCGTCCTTCAGCTCCATATTACGGTCAAAAGCCCCGATATTATCGAGACCGAGGAAACCACCGCCAAAAATATTGTTTCCTCTTTTATCTTTCCGGTTAACCCACCATGTAAAATTCAGGAGAAGCTTCTGGAATACCTTTTCAAGGAATAAAAGATCGGGTTTGCCATTCTGTTTTTCGTCAATTTTAAAAACACGGAAGCAGGACCATGCGTGTACAGGAGGATTCACATCGCTCAGATTCCATTCATAGGCGGGAAGCTGGCCGTTCGGGTGCATATACCATTCCTTCGTGAGCAGGAGAAGCTGTCCCTTGGCAAATTCGCCGTCAATAATTGAAAACGGGACACAGTGAAATGCCAGATCCCA includes:
- a CDS encoding DUF58 domain-containing protein translates to MKNLYINTRFFFSLIGVGIIYVFAFFFPVLMWVAHGVLLVCFLAAMVDYLFLFNSKNGVLAQRILPEKLSNGDENFVKIDIKNNYGFRIKTKIIDEIPFQFQKRDFLITKDIESGRNTYFQYSLEPKERGEYSFGSLNIYASSPLGFISRRFTFQKDAMLPAYPSFVHLRKYELMALQSEFMLGGIKKIRKLGHTMEFEQIKEYVPGDDIRTINWKATSKTNRLMVNQFQDEKSQRIFILIDKGRTMKMPFNGLSLLDYSINAAMALSHIILKKGDRAGMMTFSKKTENKVAAENKSGQLKKISEALYNIKTDFFESDFNRLYQDVKYSLNQRSLVLLFTNFETLDGLNRQLKYLRGIAKNHLLVVVFFKNSELHTLIQKNPENMQEIYDEIIAEKFEFEKKLIIQELRKYGIYTVYTLPENLNIDVINKYLEIKARGIL
- a CDS encoding OsmC family protein, yielding MKITLNRINEDFLFECTNSQGNSILLDNTSQPGAKGVSPMESVLMAVAGCSGIDVVSILKKQRQEITGFQAEVEGERVPVDDAKPFKSIKVKFLLEGNIDPKKALKAAELSFEKYCSVSKTLEPNVEIGYEVLVNGEKV
- a CDS encoding MGH1-like glycoside hydrolase domain-containing protein; protein product: MTAEKERLQDIKWKNWGPYVSNRQWGNVREDYSPNGNAWHYANHNNAESYAYRWGEEGIAGISDVKQIFCFAFSFWNRKDKIIKERFFGLSNPQGNHGEDIKEIFYYLDNTPTHSYMKMVYKYPINSFPYDDLVAENGRRSKKEPEYEIFDTGIFDNDEYFDIFIEYSKADHNDILARVTVHNRSQQDAPIVIAPTAWFRNNWKWGYNTYKAQMNASFDGCIDINHDSISIKKFYSRNLGAKSAFCENETNTPKLYGAPYPGNTYFKDGINDHIIYGSNTVNPEKRGTKASFIIDEIIGAGQSKTFDFRLCPDEIDEPFESFDKIFATRIAETDEFYHEIQSETTNEDERNVQRQAFAGLLWNKQFYHYNVGKWLKGDPNHEAPRNFNDYVRNTEWNHLHNKDIISMPDKWEYPWYATWDLAFHCVPFSIIDGEFAKGQLLLLTKEWYMHPNGQLPAYEWNLSDVNPPVHAWSCFRVFKIDEKQNGKPDLLFLEKVFQKLLLNFTWWVNRKDKRGNNIFGGGFLGLDNIGAFDRNMELKDGQHLEQADGTSWMAMYALNMMRIAMELAQYYQVYEDMAIKFFEHYLYIAEAMENLGDGKDGLWNEEDGFFYDVLQLGNGDSVSLKLRSIVGLIPMFAVEIVDHKLLDKMPNFQARMEWVLKNKPELTKLVSHWDEEGQGRKHLMSILRKNRLTKVLKRMLDEDEFLSSYGIRAMSKIYEENPFVFSVHGTENVVYYTPAESDSRMFGGNSNWRGPIWFPINFLIVESLQRFHFYYGNSLKVEFPTGSGEKKNLDEVAQNISRRLCSLFLKDEHGQRPFNGGNPKFNYDEHFKDYITFFEYFHGDNGRGVGASHQTGWTATVAKLMKPRLTV